GCGCTCGGCATCCTCTACGCGCTGTCGCTGGGCGCGGACTGGGTGTGGTGCGCCGACGACGACGGCCGCCCCGAGGGCACCGACGTGCTCGCGACGCTGCTGGCGTGTGCGAAGCGGCACAACCTGGCCGAGGTCTCCCCCGTCGTGTGCGACATCGACCAGCCCGACCGGCTCGCGTTCCCGCTGCGCCGCGGCGTCGAATGGAAGCGGTGGCGTTCCGAGTTGGGCGACGACGACCTGCTGCCCGGCATCGCGTCGCTGTTCAACGGCGCGCTGTTCTCGGCCGCGGCGATCGACACCGTCGGCGTGCCGGACCTGCGCCTGTTCGTCCGCGGCGACGAGGTCGAGGTGCACCGGCGACTGGTCCGCTCCGGGCTGCCGTTCGGCACGTGCCTGCAGACCGCGTACCTGCACCCCGACGGCGCCGACGAGTTCAAGCCGATCCTCGGCGGTCGGATGCACACGCAGTACCCGGACAACGAGACCAAACGCTTCTTCACCTACCGCAACCGCGGCTACCTGATGTCGCAGCCGGGGATGCGGAAGCTGCTGCCGCAGGAGTACGCGCGCTTCGGTTGGTACTTCCTCGTCAGCCGTCGCGACCCCAAGGGTTTCGTCGAGTGGATGCGTTTGCGTGGCCTCGGGCGGCGGGAGCGGTTCGAGCGGCCCTCGTAGGCGAGAGCCGCCTCCCCTTCTTCCGCCCGGCTCGACTCACCCCAGGTTTCATCCCGGCACCGACCGTCGAAGCCTGGCAGCATGGGAGCGGACTCGACGTTCACACGCGACAGGGGAACCACACGCATGTTCGATCGATTCCGGAAGTCTGCGCGGCTCAAGGTGCAGCGGGCGGTCGCGGAGGTGATCCGCGACTCCGATCGCCAGTCGCGGATCGAGCAGGAGAACCGGCACGACCAGCTGCTGGCCGAGCTCGCCGCGAACAACGGCGAGATGAAGCGGCTGCTCGACGAACTGACGCAGGCACGGGGGCAGGTGGCGGCTGTCAGCGAACGTCTCGACGAGCTCGAGCAGCGCACCCGACGCGACATCTCGCACGCGCTCGACATCCGCGCCAGCGCCGAGAGCGCGCAGTTCGCGGTCGATCACATGCCGACGGCCCCGGTGTTCTGGCACCCGCACGAGACACTGCGGCACGGGCTCGAGCTGGTGAAGGTCGACGGCCTGGCCCTCGAGTTCGGCGTCGCGACCGGCACGACGCTGCGGATCATCGCCGAATCACTATGTCCCACCGGCCACGAGGTGTGGGGGTTCGACGTGTGGTCGGGCCTGCCGGAGGCGTGGCGCACCGGGTTCCCGGCGGGCGAGTTCGCGCAGCAGTCGATGCCGTCGGTGCCCGGCACGCAGCTCGTGTCGGGCCTGTTCGAGGACACGCTGCCCGGCTTCCTCGCCGACCACCCCGGCCCGGTGGCGTTCGCACACCTCGACGCCGACCTGTACTCCTCGACCCGCACGGTGCTCGATCTCATCGGCGACCGCCTGGTCCCCGGCTCGGTGCTCGTGTTCGACGAGTACTTCAACTACCCGGGCTGGCAGAACCACGAGCACCGCGCGTGGACCGAGTTCGTCACCCGCACCGGAATCGAGTTCGACTACCTCGCGTACACCGCGAACCACGAACAGGTCGTGGTCCGCCTGCGTGAATGACCCTGCAACGGATCACTTCTCGTAGAGGCGTTCCCAGTTCTCCCGGCTGGTCAGACGCGGCACGGCCTCACGGTACCGGCGCTGGACGTCCGAACCCTGTTCCCGGAACTGCTTGAGCACCTTCGCCATCCGGGCGGTGATCTCCTTCGCGGCATCCTTGTCGCGGCGGCGCACCCGCACGCCCGACTGCGACGCATCGGTCACGACGGCGTGGTCGAACAGCGAGACGTGCCACCAATGCGACTCCGACGCAGGGATGCTCGCGATTCCGTGCTGCGTGCGGCCCAGCCACTGCATCGCGGCACGCTTGGCCAGGACCAGGTCCTCGCGGTCCTTGTCCGGCTCGGGGCCGGCGATCCGCGTGACCAGGTCCGCGGACCGGATGTCGGGGATGGCGTCGGCGGGATGCTTGACCGTCTCGGGGAAGCGGGACCGTTCCTGACGGATCGCGCCGAGGACCGCCTGGCCGCCGTCCTCGAGCACCTCGGGCCCGAAGAGGAAGTCCTCGATGCCGCGGAGCATCGTGTGCGCGAGGCCGTACTGCATCGACACCAGGAACTGGGAGATCTCGCGACCCATGGTCACGCTGAGCGCCTTCGTGTCGAAGTCGCTGTGCAGCGCGGACGCGATCAGCGAGTTCCGCACGCTGAAGTACTTGGCCCAGTCGTCGCGGTCCTTCCAGTGGAAGTCCGCGTGCCACACGCCGGCGTTCGGAAGGGTGACCGTGATGAATCCCGCTGCCCGAGCACGAATTCCGTACTCGATGTCGTCCCACTGGAAGAACACGGGGAGGGGAAGGCCGATCCGCGAGATCACCTCGCCGGGGATCAGGCAGGACCACCAGGCGTTGTATCCGGCATCGACGCGCTTGTTCTGACGCCGCTTGATCATGTTGGCGTCGTGCAGGGAATTGGCCGCCCACTCGCCGGCCTTGATCTTCGACAGGTCCGCTTCCTCCGCACCGACGTGCAGGTTCTGCGGGTTCATCAGGTACAGCATCTGCGCGCCGACGAGCATCGGTTCCGTGGTGACGTTCGCGAACGCGTTCATCCGCAGCACCGTCTCCGGCTCGCACAGGATGTCGTCGTCCATCAGGATCACATTGGCGTGCTCGTTGACCGCCGACACCTCGTAGATGCCGCGGGTGAAACCGCCCGCGCCACCGAGATTGGGCTGGCGGATGTAGACGAGCTTGTCGCCCAGCGTCTTCGCGACCTCGGCGAACAGCTCACGGTCGGAGACGTGGTCGGTGCCCTGGTCGACGACGTAGACCGCGTCGATACCGGCGGTCATGTGCTCGTCGCCGGCGATGGCCGCGACCGTCTGCGCGCAGTCGTCGGCGCGGTTGAACGTGCAGATGGCGATGGCGGCGGGGCGGATCACCGACGGGGCCGCGACCGTCCACTCCAGATCGCGGACCTCGAGCCGGCCGTCGATCGCGGCGAACTGCAGCCAGAGCGAGCCGCCGTCGAGGTACGCGTCGAGCGTCGCGGACATCGTCGCGGTGCCGTCTCCGTCGACGTCGACGGTCTCGAGGACGCGCACGTTGCCGCCCGAATCGGACGCGCACAGCAGGGCGCGGCCGCGGCCGGTCGCGGCGTGGTCGAACCGGACCTCGACCTGGTCGACGGTGGTCCAGCGCTGGTAGTAGGCGGCCGCGAAACGGCCGAAGTAGGCGTCGGTGTCCGCGACCGCGCCCTTGTCGAGGTGCAGCGCGAACCGTTCGCGGTGCCCGGAACCCGACGTGATCCGGGCGTACATGCTGTCCTTGACTCGCGGCGTGGGACCGGAGAAGACACCTCGCTGCACCACGAGTCGTCCCGGGGACCGCTGCTCGTGGACTGCGCCGCGAGCAGTCGCTGCGTTCCCGTTCACAGGCGCAACCGACGCCGACTCGCTCATTGTGCTCCTCGCCATATCCCGACATTCGCGGCGGAACGCAGTGCCCACCCGAGTCGGAAGGGTATCAACCCGGACCCTTCCCCTCCTGCGTCGAGGAGCGTCGGGGTGACCGCGACCTCAGCTCAGCGTTCCGATGCCTAGCGAACCCGCTGCCAGCGATCCGATGCCCGTCTTCATCGAGCCGTAGGTCGCCGAGCCGGTGTTCATCGAGCCCAGATTGGTCGAGCCGGTGTTCGCCGACCCGACGTTGCCGGAACCGGTGTTCGCCGACCCGACGTTGCCGGAACCGGTGTTCGCCGACCCGACGTTGGCCGAACCGGTGTTGGCCCACCCGATGTTGTCGGAGCCGGTGTTGGCCGATCCGGTGTTGTACGAGCCCGTGTTGTTCGGGCCGTTGTTGTTGAAGTCGATGCTGCTCCAGTCGGCGGTGGCCAGGGCCAGACTGCCCAGCCCGGCCACGACGGCGGCCCCGATCGCGCCGGCCCCCAGGTCGGCGGAGCCGACGTAGCCGATACCGACCGCGTCCTGACACGGCAGCGGCAGCACGACGCCCGGCAGCACCGCGTCGGTGACGTTGGCGAGCAGCCCTTCGACTCGGATCGGCGAACACGACTGCTGGGGCGAGCCGCCCGCGGCGGGGTCGGCGGCGGCATTTCCGACGAACCCGATGGTCAGTGCCGTGAACGCGGGCACGACGACCAATGCCCGGCGTGCGGTGCGAAAGCGGTGCGAGCTGTTCTGCGGTCCGCCGCCCATACGAGCGCCTC
This genomic stretch from Prescottella soli harbors:
- the glfT1 gene encoding galactofuranosyltransferase GlfT1 yields the protein MTERIVGVVVTHKRRELLAQSLKVLAGQSRPLDHLVVVDNADEPEVRALVETADVPTTYLGSKHNLGGAGGFALGILYALSLGADWVWCADDDGRPEGTDVLATLLACAKRHNLAEVSPVVCDIDQPDRLAFPLRRGVEWKRWRSELGDDDLLPGIASLFNGALFSAAAIDTVGVPDLRLFVRGDEVEVHRRLVRSGLPFGTCLQTAYLHPDGADEFKPILGGRMHTQYPDNETKRFFTYRNRGYLMSQPGMRKLLPQEYARFGWYFLVSRRDPKGFVEWMRLRGLGRRERFERPS
- a CDS encoding class I SAM-dependent methyltransferase, which encodes MFDRFRKSARLKVQRAVAEVIRDSDRQSRIEQENRHDQLLAELAANNGEMKRLLDELTQARGQVAAVSERLDELEQRTRRDISHALDIRASAESAQFAVDHMPTAPVFWHPHETLRHGLELVKVDGLALEFGVATGTTLRIIAESLCPTGHEVWGFDVWSGLPEAWRTGFPAGEFAQQSMPSVPGTQLVSGLFEDTLPGFLADHPGPVAFAHLDADLYSSTRTVLDLIGDRLVPGSVLVFDEYFNYPGWQNHEHRAWTEFVTRTGIEFDYLAYTANHEQVVVRLRE
- a CDS encoding glycosyltransferase; the protein is MSESASVAPVNGNAATARGAVHEQRSPGRLVVQRGVFSGPTPRVKDSMYARITSGSGHRERFALHLDKGAVADTDAYFGRFAAAYYQRWTTVDQVEVRFDHAATGRGRALLCASDSGGNVRVLETVDVDGDGTATMSATLDAYLDGGSLWLQFAAIDGRLEVRDLEWTVAAPSVIRPAAIAICTFNRADDCAQTVAAIAGDEHMTAGIDAVYVVDQGTDHVSDRELFAEVAKTLGDKLVYIRQPNLGGAGGFTRGIYEVSAVNEHANVILMDDDILCEPETVLRMNAFANVTTEPMLVGAQMLYLMNPQNLHVGAEEADLSKIKAGEWAANSLHDANMIKRRQNKRVDAGYNAWWSCLIPGEVISRIGLPLPVFFQWDDIEYGIRARAAGFITVTLPNAGVWHADFHWKDRDDWAKYFSVRNSLIASALHSDFDTKALSVTMGREISQFLVSMQYGLAHTMLRGIEDFLFGPEVLEDGGQAVLGAIRQERSRFPETVKHPADAIPDIRSADLVTRIAGPEPDKDREDLVLAKRAAMQWLGRTQHGIASIPASESHWWHVSLFDHAVVTDASQSGVRVRRRDKDAAKEITARMAKVLKQFREQGSDVQRRYREAVPRLTSRENWERLYEK
- a CDS encoding pentapeptide repeat-containing protein → MGGGPQNSSHRFRTARRALVVVPAFTALTIGFVGNAAADPAAGGSPQQSCSPIRVEGLLANVTDAVLPGVVLPLPCQDAVGIGYVGSADLGAGAIGAAVVAGLGSLALATADWSSIDFNNNGPNNTGSYNTGSANTGSDNIGWANTGSANVGSANTGSGNVGSANTGSGNVGSANTGSTNLGSMNTGSATYGSMKTGIGSLAAGSLGIGTLS